In one Streptomyces sp. T12 genomic region, the following are encoded:
- a CDS encoding VWA domain-containing protein → MANFSKSNVPQFSVDVYQNEYLPEGGREVNAIVTVTATGGGTVGSAVAAPHLYSPGQGPSAAVAIMVDCSGSMDYPPTKMRNARDATAAAIDTLRDGVHFAVVGGTHVAKEVYPGGGRLAVADATTRDQAKQALRRLSAGGGTAIGTWLRLADHLLSSADVAIRHGILLTDGRNEHESPQDLKAALDACAGRFTCDARGVGTDWEVKEVTAIASALLGSADIVADPAGLAADFTQMMETAMGKEVADVALRVWTPVGTTIKFVKQVAPTVEELTERRTEAGPRAGDYPTGSWGDESRDYHVCVEVPAADLGREMLAARVSLVVPQPDGTAQNLGAQGLVRAVWTDDMVASTSINPQVAHYTGQAELAQAIQQGLDLRKAGDMDGATAKLGRAVQLASASGNADTAKLLAKVVDVVDAAAGTVRLKAKVAEADEMTLETRSTKTVRVKK, encoded by the coding sequence ATGGCCAATTTCTCGAAGTCGAACGTGCCGCAGTTCTCGGTGGACGTGTACCAGAACGAGTACCTGCCGGAGGGCGGTCGCGAGGTCAACGCGATCGTCACGGTGACCGCGACCGGTGGTGGCACGGTCGGAAGCGCGGTCGCGGCGCCTCACCTCTACTCGCCGGGGCAGGGCCCGTCCGCGGCCGTGGCGATCATGGTCGACTGCTCGGGCTCGATGGACTACCCGCCGACCAAGATGCGCAACGCCCGCGACGCCACGGCCGCCGCGATCGACACCCTGCGCGACGGCGTGCACTTCGCGGTGGTCGGCGGCACGCACGTGGCCAAGGAGGTCTATCCGGGGGGCGGCCGCCTGGCCGTGGCCGACGCCACCACCCGCGACCAGGCCAAGCAGGCTCTGCGCAGGCTCAGCGCGGGCGGCGGCACGGCCATCGGCACCTGGCTGCGCCTCGCCGACCACCTGCTGTCCTCGGCCGACGTCGCCATCCGGCACGGCATCCTGCTCACCGACGGCCGCAACGAACACGAGTCGCCGCAAGACCTCAAAGCCGCGCTCGACGCCTGTGCCGGACGCTTCACCTGTGACGCCCGCGGCGTGGGTACGGACTGGGAAGTGAAAGAAGTCACAGCAATCGCCTCGGCCCTGCTCGGCAGCGCCGACATCGTCGCCGACCCGGCCGGCCTGGCCGCCGACTTCACGCAGATGATGGAGACGGCGATGGGCAAGGAGGTCGCGGACGTCGCCCTGCGCGTGTGGACGCCGGTCGGCACGACCATCAAGTTCGTCAAGCAGGTCGCGCCGACGGTCGAGGAGTTGACCGAGCGTCGCACCGAAGCCGGCCCGCGCGCCGGGGACTACCCCACCGGCTCCTGGGGAGACGAGTCCCGTGACTACCACGTCTGCGTGGAGGTCCCCGCCGCCGACCTCGGCCGGGAGATGCTCGCCGCCCGGGTCTCCCTGGTCGTCCCGCAGCCTGACGGCACCGCGCAGAACCTGGGCGCCCAGGGCCTCGTACGGGCCGTGTGGACGGACGACATGGTCGCCTCGACGTCGATCAACCCCCAGGTTGCCCACTACACGGGCCAAGCCGAACTGGCACAAGCCATCCAGCAAGGTCTGGATCTGCGCAAAGCGGGGGATATGGATGGAGCAACGGCCAAACTGGGCCGGGCCGTTCAGCTCGCCAGCGCCTCCGGAAACGCGGATACGGCGAAACTCCTTGCGAAGGTGGTGGACGTGGTCGATGCCGCGGCAGGTACTGTGCGACTGAAGGCGAAGGTCGCGGAGGCCGATGAGATGACTCTCGAAACACGGTCGACAAAGACTGTTCGTGTAAAGAAGTGA
- a CDS encoding N-acetylglucosamine kinase: MGMTARVLAVDAGNSKTDVAVVAADGTVLATARGGGFRPPAVGVEPAMDTLAEAVKEAFTSAGVTRADHVSACLANADFPVEEEQLATALHARAWGTTVDVRNDTFAILRAGVTEPRGVAVVCGAGINCVGMRPDGRTARFPALGRISGDWGGGWGLSEEALWHAARAEDGRGVPTALAHTLPAHFGLPTMYALIEALHLERIAPVRRHELTPVLFATAMTGDPIAREIVDRLADEVVTMVTVALTRLELLEEETPVLLGGGVLAARHPQLIDGIRDLLTSRAPKAVPGVVTASPVLGAALLGLDRVGAGAEVHERVRTHFESAAGPQGEPN; the protein is encoded by the coding sequence GTGGGCATGACCGCACGTGTCCTCGCCGTAGACGCGGGCAACAGCAAAACCGACGTGGCGGTCGTGGCCGCCGACGGAACCGTCCTGGCCACGGCCCGCGGAGGCGGATTCCGCCCGCCGGCGGTAGGCGTGGAGCCGGCGATGGACACCCTTGCCGAAGCGGTGAAGGAGGCCTTCACCTCGGCAGGCGTCACCCGCGCCGACCACGTCTCGGCCTGCCTGGCCAACGCCGACTTCCCGGTGGAGGAGGAGCAACTGGCGACGGCGCTGCACGCACGCGCGTGGGGCACGACCGTCGACGTCCGCAACGACACCTTCGCCATCCTCCGGGCGGGCGTGACGGAGCCCCGCGGTGTGGCCGTCGTCTGCGGCGCCGGCATCAACTGCGTGGGCATGCGCCCCGACGGCCGTACGGCCCGCTTCCCCGCGCTGGGCCGTATCTCCGGCGACTGGGGTGGCGGCTGGGGTCTGTCGGAGGAGGCCCTGTGGCACGCGGCCCGGGCCGAGGACGGCCGCGGAGTGCCTACGGCGTTGGCGCACACCCTCCCCGCCCACTTCGGCCTGCCGACCATGTACGCCCTGATCGAGGCCCTGCACCTCGAACGCATCGCCCCTGTCCGCCGCCACGAACTGACCCCGGTCCTCTTCGCGACGGCCATGACCGGCGACCCGATCGCCCGCGAGATCGTCGACCGCCTGGCCGACGAGGTGGTGACGATGGTGACGGTCGCCCTGACCCGACTGGAGCTGCTGGAGGAGGAGACGCCGGTGCTGTTGGGCGGGGGCGTCCTGGCGGCGCGCCACCCCCAACTCATCGACGGTATCCGCGACTTGCTCACATCCCGCGCCCCCAAGGCGGTACCGGGCGTGGTCACGGCGAGTCCGGTGCTGGGGGCGGCGCTGCTGGGGCTGGACCGGGTGGGGGCGGGAGCGGAGGTGCATGAGCGGGTACGCACCCATTTCGAATCGGCCGCAGGCCCCCAGGGGGAACCGAACTGA
- a CDS encoding glutamate ABC transporter substrate-binding protein, with the protein MHARDDSVRLRGAGRRWRRLRTGLRGWGGVGAMALVCALAVAFALLLPLSQPYGGDDGAVIGGQGVAHGSQVRAEDCENPQDQSLSPSGGDGKTPAVDAIKARKDRRLIVGVDTNSYRWGYLDPNNPSGELEGFDIDLVHRIAQDILGDRDAVQFKAIPTSRRIEAIQKGEVDMVVRTMTINCDRIGQVAFSAPYFVTGQQVLAPKTSTITGYDKTLADKKVCSAKGSTAYDNLKAGRKSGELPGSTDIRIIVPNQLDCLVKLQLGEVDAVVTDGALAASQAAQDPAVELKGGLFTDEYYGVAMKLGSDDLVRQVNRTLENYVKDGGWETSYEKWLHPTMDQGDKKSASATPPEAQYK; encoded by the coding sequence ATGCACGCACGCGACGACTCGGTTCGCCTCCGGGGCGCGGGCCGCCGGTGGCGGCGTCTGCGGACCGGCCTGCGCGGCTGGGGCGGGGTGGGCGCGATGGCGCTCGTCTGCGCCCTGGCGGTGGCCTTCGCGCTGCTGCTGCCCCTGTCCCAGCCGTACGGCGGGGACGACGGTGCGGTCATCGGCGGCCAAGGCGTCGCCCACGGCAGCCAGGTGCGGGCCGAGGACTGCGAGAACCCGCAGGACCAGAGCCTGTCGCCGTCCGGCGGCGACGGGAAGACCCCGGCCGTCGACGCCATCAAGGCCCGCAAGGACCGGCGCCTGATCGTCGGCGTCGACACCAACAGCTACCGCTGGGGCTACCTCGACCCGAACAACCCCTCCGGTGAGCTGGAGGGATTCGACATCGACCTGGTCCACCGGATCGCCCAGGACATCCTCGGCGACCGCGACGCGGTGCAGTTCAAGGCCATCCCGACCAGCCGGCGTATCGAGGCGATCCAGAAGGGCGAGGTCGACATGGTGGTCCGCACCATGACGATCAACTGCGACCGCATCGGGCAAGTCGCCTTCTCCGCCCCCTACTTCGTGACCGGTCAGCAGGTCCTGGCGCCCAAGACCTCGACGATCACCGGATACGACAAGACCCTGGCCGACAAGAAGGTGTGCTCGGCGAAGGGCTCCACCGCGTACGACAACCTGAAGGCGGGCAGGAAGAGCGGCGAGCTCCCCGGCTCCACCGACATCAGGATAATCGTCCCCAACCAGCTCGACTGCCTGGTGAAGTTGCAGCTCGGCGAGGTCGACGCGGTCGTGACCGACGGCGCGCTCGCCGCGAGTCAGGCCGCGCAGGACCCCGCGGTGGAACTCAAGGGCGGCCTGTTCACGGACGAGTACTACGGCGTGGCGATGAAACTGGGCTCCGACGATCTGGTACGCCAGGTCAACCGGACCCTGGAGAACTACGTCAAGGACGGCGGCTGGGAGACGTCGTACGAGAAGTGGCTGCATCCGACCATGGACCAGGGCGACAAGAAGTCGGCCTCGGCGACCCCGCCCGAAGCCCAGTACAAGTGA
- a CDS encoding PP2C family serine/threonine-protein phosphatase: MSQMPQLSACPSCEWPLESGDRFCGACGYDLSAVPVRPDDNPTIVMNGSAPPPATGAPGMDWPGAAAPDGPGGHELPPGTPPLPPSPPPAAPVSPTASGPDVSPGSPASAAPGLPGGVPAPGHPAPPVFPTVPAPGGPGAPAGPQTPPATAGPPAPTGSPVSPASGVRFDHPPEPEEYPLQAPDPRVVTDLPTPPEGTKVCVACRAGRVDHDGYCENCGHAQPRERDHMELDAGLVAAVSDRGLRHHRNEDAFAVACTALPDGRPAVLAIVCDGVSSATRPDDASMAASRAASESLLAALPRGTHPQQAMHDAIVAAANAVNALAAEPATAREQGPHQNAPACTIVGSVVTPELLIVGWVGDSRVYWVPVDRSTPPARLTEDDSWAAQMVAAGLMNEAEAYADERAHAITGWLGADAYELEPHTASFKPDRPGVVVVCTDGLWNYAEAADEMAEAVPLDAASRPLHSAQVLVGHALDGGGHDNVTVAVLPFPAPPMGAGSA; the protein is encoded by the coding sequence ATGTCGCAGATGCCCCAGCTGTCCGCCTGCCCGAGCTGCGAATGGCCGCTCGAGTCGGGTGACCGTTTCTGCGGTGCGTGCGGATACGACCTGTCCGCCGTGCCCGTACGGCCGGACGACAACCCGACCATCGTCATGAACGGCTCGGCGCCACCCCCTGCCACGGGTGCGCCCGGCATGGACTGGCCCGGCGCCGCCGCACCGGACGGCCCCGGCGGCCACGAACTGCCCCCGGGCACGCCCCCGCTCCCCCCGTCACCGCCGCCCGCCGCACCGGTGTCACCGACCGCGAGCGGTCCCGACGTGTCGCCGGGCTCCCCGGCCTCCGCCGCCCCCGGCCTCCCGGGTGGCGTCCCGGCCCCCGGCCACCCCGCCCCGCCCGTTTTCCCCACCGTCCCGGCCCCGGGCGGCCCCGGCGCGCCGGCCGGACCGCAGACGCCGCCCGCCACCGCGGGTCCCCCCGCCCCGACCGGCTCCCCCGTCTCCCCGGCCTCCGGAGTCCGTTTCGACCATCCTCCCGAGCCCGAGGAGTACCCCTTGCAGGCGCCCGATCCGCGCGTCGTCACCGACCTGCCCACCCCGCCCGAGGGCACCAAGGTGTGCGTGGCCTGCCGTGCGGGCCGCGTCGACCACGACGGGTACTGCGAGAACTGCGGGCACGCCCAGCCGCGTGAGCGCGACCACATGGAGCTGGACGCCGGCCTCGTCGCCGCCGTCAGCGACCGCGGTCTGCGCCACCACCGCAACGAGGACGCGTTCGCCGTCGCCTGCACCGCGCTGCCCGACGGCCGGCCCGCGGTCCTGGCGATCGTCTGCGACGGTGTGTCCTCGGCGACCCGCCCCGACGACGCCTCGATGGCCGCGTCCCGGGCGGCGAGCGAGTCGCTGCTGGCCGCCCTGCCGCGCGGCACACACCCGCAGCAGGCCATGCACGACGCGATCGTCGCCGCCGCGAACGCGGTCAACGCGCTGGCCGCCGAGCCGGCCACCGCCCGCGAGCAGGGCCCCCACCAGAACGCCCCCGCCTGCACGATCGTCGGCTCCGTGGTGACGCCCGAGCTGCTGATCGTCGGCTGGGTCGGCGACAGCCGCGTCTACTGGGTCCCGGTGGACCGCAGCACTCCCCCGGCCCGGCTCACCGAGGACGACTCCTGGGCCGCGCAGATGGTCGCCGCCGGCCTGATGAACGAGGCCGAGGCGTACGCCGACGAGCGCGCCCACGCGATCACGGGCTGGCTCGGCGCGGACGCCTACGAGTTGGAGCCGCACACCGCTTCCTTCAAGCCGGACCGTCCGGGTGTAGTGGTGGTGTGCACGGACGGGCTGTGGAACTACGCGGAGGCGGCCGACGAAATGGCCGAGGCCGTACCCCTCGACGCCGCCTCGCGCCCTCTGCACAGCGCCCAGGTGCTCGTCGGTCACGCCCTCGACGGCGGGGGCCACGACAACGTAACAGTGGCCGTCCTGCCGTTCCCGGCGCCGCCGATGGGGGCAGGATCGGCCTGA
- a CDS encoding serine/threonine-protein kinase, whose translation MSQPQQTCQRPDCGGAYEDVGGGELYCDTCGLAPVVSATGTVGSPPTGVTAGGKDSRGSAGSGSSRSTSRGSSRTSSQSSKSRRSVSGRLSRALSGRSTGRSVSVRSSGSTAGSSGRGRLGVGLVQVPDVPRPDPRAMVLENPEVPERKRFCSRSDCGAPVGRARGDRPGRTEGFCTKCGHPYSFVPKLRAGDIVHGQYEVVGCLAHGGLGWIYLAVDRAVSDRWVVLKGLLDTGDQDAMAAAISERRFLAEIEHANIVRIYNFVEHLDQRTGSLDGYIVMEYVGGKSLKELANSRRTQTGKRDPLPVEQACAYGIEALEALGHLHSRNLLYCDFKVDNAIQTEDQLKLIDMGAVRRMDDDESAIYGTVGYQAPEVAEVGPSVSSDLYTVARTLAVLTFDFQGYTNVYVDSLPDPDHIEVFRQYESFYRLLVRATDPDPARRFASAQEMTEQLTGVLREVVSLQTGRARPALSTLFGPEVRVTDTELFPKQAGEVSRLGARVVRTRKQQLSLPAAHLPAVSAANLPAVSAANLPAVSGGIVKVVDAAVAALALPVPRVDPSDPNAGFLAGLMTTAPAELLGALAAASAPSTETRLRQVRAWLENGDAGTAHEALLKLEDERPDDWRVVWYRGVAALGTGDREGAALAFDAIYDAFPGEPAPKLALGLCAEVLGQLDNAAEYYRLVWSTDPSYVSAAFGLARVQLAAGDRRSAVGTLESVPESSIHYTAARVAAVRARLRGRTAVAADVPFLDDLTAAAGQVEALDAYGLDPARREQLSTEVLGCALDWILSGGQGSAPPAATGGRTLLGSGLDERGLRFGLERSYRMLARLARGGEERIDLVERANRYRPRTWV comes from the coding sequence GTGAGTCAGCCACAGCAGACCTGCCAGCGACCGGACTGCGGCGGGGCGTACGAGGACGTGGGCGGCGGCGAGCTGTACTGCGACACCTGCGGCCTCGCCCCGGTCGTCTCGGCGACCGGCACGGTCGGCTCGCCGCCCACCGGGGTGACGGCCGGCGGCAAGGACTCACGCGGCTCGGCGGGCAGCGGCAGCTCCCGCTCCACCAGCCGCGGCAGTTCGCGTACGTCGTCGCAGTCGTCGAAGTCCCGGCGCTCGGTGTCGGGACGGCTGTCACGCGCGCTGTCGGGCCGTTCCACGGGCCGCTCGGTGTCGGTGCGCAGCTCCGGCTCGACCGCCGGCTCCAGCGGCCGCGGCCGGCTCGGCGTCGGCCTGGTCCAGGTCCCGGACGTGCCGCGGCCCGACCCGCGCGCGATGGTGCTGGAGAACCCGGAGGTGCCCGAGCGCAAGCGGTTCTGCTCCCGCTCGGACTGCGGCGCGCCCGTCGGCCGGGCCCGCGGCGACCGCCCGGGCCGCACCGAGGGCTTCTGCACGAAGTGCGGCCACCCGTACTCCTTCGTCCCGAAGCTGAGGGCCGGCGACATCGTGCACGGCCAGTACGAGGTCGTGGGCTGTCTGGCGCACGGCGGCCTCGGCTGGATCTACCTCGCCGTGGACCGCGCGGTCTCCGACCGCTGGGTGGTGCTCAAGGGCCTGCTCGACACCGGCGACCAGGACGCGATGGCGGCGGCGATCTCCGAGCGGCGCTTCCTCGCGGAGATCGAGCACGCCAACATCGTGCGGATCTACAACTTCGTCGAGCACCTCGACCAGCGCACGGGCTCGCTCGACGGCTACATCGTCATGGAGTACGTGGGCGGCAAGTCCCTGAAGGAACTCGCGAATTCGCGCCGTACGCAGACCGGAAAGCGTGACCCGCTCCCCGTCGAGCAGGCGTGCGCGTACGGCATCGAGGCGCTGGAGGCCCTCGGCCACCTGCACAGCCGGAACCTCCTCTACTGCGACTTCAAGGTCGACAACGCCATCCAGACCGAGGACCAGCTCAAGCTGATCGACATGGGCGCGGTGCGCAGGATGGACGACGACGAGTCGGCCATCTACGGCACGGTGGGCTACCAGGCGCCGGAGGTCGCGGAGGTCGGCCCGTCGGTGTCGTCCGACCTCTACACCGTGGCGCGCACCCTGGCCGTGCTGACCTTCGACTTCCAGGGCTACACGAACGTCTACGTCGACTCCCTGCCCGACCCCGACCACATCGAGGTCTTCCGCCAGTACGAGTCCTTCTACCGCCTCCTGGTCCGCGCCACCGACCCCGACCCGGCCCGCCGCTTCGCCTCCGCGCAGGAGATGACGGAGCAACTGACCGGCGTCCTGCGCGAGGTGGTGTCCCTGCAGACGGGCCGGGCCAGGCCGGCGCTGTCGACCCTGTTCGGCCCCGAGGTACGGGTCACGGACACGGAGCTGTTCCCGAAGCAGGCCGGCGAGGTGTCGCGGTTGGGGGCGCGGGTCGTGCGCACCCGGAAGCAGCAGCTCTCCCTCCCCGCCGCCCACCTGCCTGCCGTCTCCGCCGCCAACCTGCCTGCCGTCTCCGCCGCCAACCTGCCTGCCGTCTCCGGCGGCATCGTCAAGGTCGTCGACGCCGCCGTCGCCGCCCTCGCGCTTCCGGTCCCCCGGGTCGACCCCTCCGACCCCAACGCCGGTTTCCTCGCGGGCCTGATGACCACCGCGCCGGCCGAGTTGCTCGGTGCCCTCGCCGCCGCTTCCGCGCCGTCGACCGAGACGCGGCTGCGACAGGTGCGGGCCTGGCTGGAGAACGGCGACGCCGGCACCGCGCACGAGGCCCTGCTGAAGCTGGAGGACGAGCGGCCCGACGACTGGCGGGTCGTCTGGTACCGGGGCGTGGCGGCGCTCGGCACCGGCGACCGCGAGGGCGCCGCGCTCGCCTTCGACGCGATCTACGACGCCTTCCCCGGCGAGCCCGCCCCCAAGCTGGCCCTCGGCCTGTGCGCGGAGGTGCTGGGCCAGCTGGACAACGCCGCCGAGTACTACCGTCTGGTGTGGTCGACCGACCCGAGCTATGTGAGCGCCGCCTTCGGTCTCGCCCGCGTCCAGCTCGCGGCCGGCGACCGCCGCAGCGCCGTGGGGACCCTGGAGTCGGTTCCGGAAAGCTCCATTCACTACACGGCCGCACGCGTGGCGGCCGTCCGCGCCCGGTTGCGTGGGCGCACGGCGGTCGCCGCTGACGTACCGTTCCTGGACGACCTGACCGCGGCCGCGGGCCAGGTCGAGGCGCTGGACGCGTACGGTCTGGACCCGGCGCGCCGGGAGCAGTTGTCGACGGAAGTCCTCGGCTGCGCGCTGGACTGGATACTCTCCGGTGGCCAGGGTTCCGCCCCTCCCGCCGCCACCGGAGGACGGACGCTGCTCGGCAGCGGCCTGGACGAGCGGGGACTGCGTTTCGGCCTGGAGCGTTCGTACCGGATGCTGGCCAGGCTCGCGCGGGGCGGCGAGGAGAGGATCGACCTGGTGGAACGTGCCAACCGTTACCGCCCCCGGACGTGGGTGTAG
- a CDS encoding carbohydrate ABC transporter permease, whose amino-acid sequence MTQVLDKPVELSAPSIAERTARRRALLEWIAVHSLGVAAALFFTLPFVFVVLTSLMSDQQALTRDLVPDTWEWGNYTKVFDTPGFLTWWKNTLIYAGLGTVLTVVSSVPVAYALAKFRFRGRNLSLMLVISMMMLPPQVVIIPMYLFWAKQLDLSGTLWPLIIPMAFGDAFSIFLLRQFLMTIPNEYLDAARVDGCGEFRTLLRVVLPMAKPGIAAVALFQFFYAWNDYFGPQIYASENPGAWTLSYGLESFKGAHHTDWNLTMAATVLVMAPVILVFFFAQKAFVEGVTLTGVKG is encoded by the coding sequence ATGACCCAAGTGCTGGACAAGCCGGTGGAGTTGAGCGCTCCGAGCATCGCCGAGCGCACGGCCCGGCGCAGGGCGCTGCTGGAGTGGATCGCCGTCCACTCGCTCGGCGTCGCGGCCGCGCTCTTCTTCACCCTGCCCTTCGTGTTCGTCGTCCTGACCTCGCTGATGAGCGACCAGCAGGCGCTCACCCGCGACCTGGTCCCGGACACCTGGGAGTGGGGCAACTACACCAAGGTCTTCGACACGCCCGGCTTTCTGACCTGGTGGAAGAACACCCTGATCTACGCGGGTCTGGGCACCGTCCTCACCGTCGTGTCGTCCGTCCCGGTGGCGTACGCGCTCGCCAAGTTCCGCTTCCGTGGCCGGAATTTGTCTCTGATGCTGGTCATCTCGATGATGATGCTGCCGCCCCAGGTGGTCATCATCCCGATGTACCTGTTCTGGGCGAAGCAGCTGGACCTCTCGGGCACCCTGTGGCCCCTGATCATCCCGATGGCGTTCGGAGACGCGTTCTCGATCTTTCTCCTGCGCCAGTTCCTGATGACGATCCCGAACGAGTACCTGGACGCGGCGAGGGTGGACGGCTGCGGCGAATTCCGCACACTCCTGCGGGTCGTCCTCCCCATGGCGAAGCCGGGGATAGCCGCTGTGGCCCTCTTCCAGTTCTTCTACGCGTGGAACGACTACTTCGGCCCCCAGATCTACGCGTCCGAGAACCCGGGCGCCTGGACGCTCTCCTACGGCCTGGAGTCGTTCAAGGGCGCACACCACACCGACTGGAACCTGACCATGGCCGCGACCGTACTGGTCATGGCCCCTGTGATCCTCGTGTTCTTCTTCGCGCAGAAGGCGTTCGTCGAGGGCGTCACGCTCACCGGAGTGAAGGGTTGA
- a CDS encoding 6-phospho-beta-glucosidase — MKLTVVGGGSTYTPELIDGFARLRDTLPIAELVLMDPATDRLELVGGLARRIFERQGHHGTITTTTDLDAAVEGADAVLLQLRVGGQAAREQDETWPLECGCVGQETTGAGGLAKALRTVPVVLDIADRVRRTNPTAWIIDFTNPVGIVTRALLQAGHKAVGLCNVAIGFQRKFAAMLGVTPADVHLDHVGLNHLTWETGVRLGGPEGEDVLPTLLADHGDTLAADLHLPRPLLDRLGVVPSYYLRYYYAHDEVVRELRTKPSRAAEVAKMERRLLTLYADPSLDEKPELLSKRGGAYYSEAAVDLAAALLNGAGSPYQVVNTSNKGTLPFLPDDAVIEVQAGVGTKGATPLPMAPPDPLYAGLMAQVTAYEDLALDAALHGGRTRVFKALLSHPLIGQYAYAEQLTDQLIAHNREHLAWA, encoded by the coding sequence GTGAAACTCACCGTGGTCGGCGGAGGCTCGACCTACACCCCCGAACTCATCGACGGCTTCGCCCGCCTCCGGGACACCCTGCCGATAGCGGAACTGGTCCTGATGGACCCGGCGACGGACCGTCTGGAACTGGTGGGTGGCCTGGCCCGCCGCATCTTCGAGCGCCAGGGTCACCACGGCACGATCACCACGACGACAGACCTGGACGCGGCGGTGGAAGGTGCGGACGCGGTCCTCCTCCAGCTCCGCGTGGGCGGTCAGGCGGCCCGCGAGCAGGACGAGACCTGGCCCCTGGAATGCGGCTGCGTGGGCCAGGAGACGACGGGCGCCGGCGGCCTGGCAAAGGCACTCCGCACGGTCCCCGTGGTCCTGGACATCGCGGACCGCGTCCGCCGTACCAACCCCACCGCCTGGATCATCGACTTCACCAACCCGGTCGGCATCGTGACCCGGGCCCTGCTCCAGGCGGGCCACAAGGCGGTCGGCCTGTGCAACGTGGCGATCGGCTTCCAGCGCAAGTTCGCGGCCATGCTCGGCGTGACCCCCGCCGACGTCCACCTCGACCACGTGGGCCTCAACCACCTCACCTGGGAGACCGGGGTACGCCTGGGCGGCCCCGAGGGCGAGGACGTCCTGCCGACACTGCTGGCCGACCACGGCGACACCCTCGCCGCCGACCTGCACCTCCCCCGCCCCCTCCTGGACCGTCTGGGCGTGGTGCCGTCGTACTACCTGCGCTACTACTACGCCCACGACGAGGTGGTGCGAGAACTGCGCACCAAACCGTCGCGCGCCGCGGAAGTGGCGAAAATGGAAAGGAGGTTGCTCACCCTCTACGCCGACCCTTCCCTCGACGAGAAGCCGGAACTGCTCTCCAAGAGAGGCGGCGCGTACTACTCGGAGGCCGCGGTGGACCTGGCGGCCGCGCTGCTGAACGGCGCCGGCAGCCCGTACCAAGTGGTCAACACCTCCAACAAGGGCACGCTTCCCTTCCTCCCCGACGACGCGGTGATCGAGGTACAGGCCGGGGTGGGAACGAAGGGCGCGACCCCTCTCCCGATGGCGCCCCCGGACCCCCTGTACGCGGGCCTGATGGCCCAGGTGACGGCCTACGAGGACCTGGCCCTGGACGCGGCCCTGCACGGCGGCCGCACCCGGGTCTTCAAGGCTCTGCTCTCCCACCCCCTGATCGGCCAGTACGCGTACGCGGAGCAACTCACCGACCAGCTGATCGCACACAACCGGGAGCACCTCGCGTGGGCATGA